The segment TTTTCGACCTGACTGAACTCGAGCTCCACCGGAGTGGAACGCCCGAAAATCAGCACCGCAACCTGAATGCGGCTCTTCTCGTAATTGACCTCTTCAACGACGCCGTTGAAGTCGGCAAACGGCCCGTCCACAACCCGAACCACTTCACCTGGCTCGAACAGGGTCTTGGGCTTCGGCTTATCACTGCCATCAGCAACCCGACGCAGAATCGCCTCAGCCTCTCGATCAGTGATAGGCGCAGGCTTATCAGCGGTACCACCGATGAAGCCCATGACACGCGGGGTATCCTTCACCAGGTGCCAAGTGCCTTCATTCATATCCATCTGAACCAACACGTAGCCTGGGAAGAATTTGCGCTCACTCTTGCGCTTCTGCCCGTTGCGCATCTCCACCACCTCTTCGGTGGGCACGAGAATCTCGCCAAAAAACTCTTCCATGCCTGCAAGCTTGACGCGCTCGACCAGCGAGCGCATCACATGCTTTTCATAACCCGAATAAGCATGCACAACATACCAACGCTTAGCCACGAGACATCCTTAACCTACGATCATGGAAACCAGCCAACCCAGCAGCGAGTCGAGCCCCCA is part of the Stutzerimonas balearica DSM 6083 genome and harbors:
- the nusG gene encoding transcription termination/antitermination protein NusG, which gives rise to MAKRWYVVHAYSGYEKHVMRSLVERVKLAGMEEFFGEILVPTEEVVEMRNGQKRKSERKFFPGYVLVQMDMNEGTWHLVKDTPRVMGFIGGTADKPAPITDREAEAILRRVADGSDKPKPKTLFEPGEVVRVVDGPFADFNGVVEEVNYEKSRIQVAVLIFGRSTPVELEFSQVEKV